The following proteins are co-located in the Manihot esculenta cultivar AM560-2 chromosome 7, M.esculenta_v8, whole genome shotgun sequence genome:
- the LOC110619497 gene encoding protein PMR5, whose translation MMPLGSEMPMLFSQSSSNLASRYWCLTILFLVVLETQIASSALILSLRNHHKKQHNAMPKFQANQSTCALFVGTWVRDDTYPLYESSNCPFIEPQFNCQMYGRPDSDYLKYRWQPLNCELPRFNGIVFLENMKGKTMTFVGDSLGRNQWESLICMILADNPSTSTQMSRGLPLSIFKFLDYGISMMYYKAPYLVDIDVVQGKRILKLEEISGNGNAWHNADVLVFNTGHWWIHQGGDQGWDYMESGGTYYKDMDRLVALEKALRTWAQWVDSNIDSSSTRVFFQSISPTHYDPSEWSSVVSGTATTKNCYGETLPMTGTMNPSAYPDQMRVLDEVIRDMHSPAYLLDITMLSELRKDCHPSIYSGDLTPDQRANPYRSADCSHWCLPGLPDTWNQLFYTALFF comes from the exons ATGATGCCTTTGGGTTCTGAAATGCCAATGTTATTCAGCCAATCTTCTAGCAATCTGGCTAGTAGATATTGGTGTTTGACTATCCTATTTTTGGTGGTCTTAGAAACACAGATTGCATCTTCAGCTTTGATATTGAGCTTAAGAAATCACCATAAGAAGCAGCACAATGCAATGCCAAAGTTTCAAGCAAATCAGAGCACTTGTGCATTATTTGTGGGAACTTGGGTTAGGGATGACACTTACCCTCTTTACGAATCATCTAACTGTCCCTTTATTGAGCCCCAATTCAACTGCCAAATGTACGGTCGACCGGACTCCGATTACCTAAAGTATAGATGGCAGCCTCTCAACTGTGAACTCCCAAG GTTCAATGGGATTGTATTTCTGGAAAATATGAAAGGGAAAACGATGACATTTGTGGGTGATTCGCTTGGGAGGAATCAATGGGAGTCTTTGATTTGTATGATATTAGCTGATAATCCTTCTACTTCTACGCAAATGAGCAGAGGATTGCCTTTGTCCATCTTCAAGTTCTTG GACTATGGAATTTCAATGATGTATTACAAGGCTCCATATCTGGTGGACATAGATGTGGTACAAGGGAAGAGAATCCTAAAACTGGAAGAAATTTCAGGCAATGGAAATGCTTGGCACAATGCTGACGTTTTGGTATTTAACACGGGTCATTGGTGGATTCACCAAGGAGGTGACCAAGG ATGGGATTACATGGAATCAGGAGGCACCTATTACAAAGACATGGATCGATTGGTTGCTTTGGAGAAAGCGCTAAGAACATGGGCCCAGTGGGTTGATTCCAACATCGACTCTTCTTCGACTAGGGTTTTTTTCCAGTCTATCTCTCCTACACATTACGA TCCAAGTGAATGGAGCTCGGTGGTGTCGGGAACGGCGACCACAAAAAATTGTTACGGTGAGACGTTACCGATGACCGGAACAATGAATCCAAGTGCATACCCAGATCAAATGAGAGTGTTGGATGAGGTAATTAGGGATATGCATAGCCCTGCATATTTGCTGGACATCACAATGCTTTCTGAGCTGAGGAAAGATTGCCATCCATCTATATATAGTGGTGACTTAACCCCTGACCAGAGAGCTAACCCTTACCGCTCAGCAGATTGCAGCCACTGGTGTCTTCCTGGGCTGCCTGATACTTGGAACCAATTATTCTATACTGCTTTGTTCTTTTAA